A genomic window from Silene latifolia isolate original U9 population chromosome Y, ASM4854445v1, whole genome shotgun sequence includes:
- the LOC141633005 gene encoding uncharacterized protein LOC141633005, whose translation MVMNDGLPTVDKLISRGMCFINRCALCERSCEDIPHLFFNCEFSKQVLTAVASRVLMPLDSFSLDSIMQAILPTRRNVKFYTSLLATIYYLWKERNDMIFKGSKSTVEALTIVIRKVVTLRLYGSTFP comes from the coding sequence TTATGAATGATGGGCTACCTACTGTGGATAAATTGATCTCACGGGGTATGTGTTTTATCAATCGATGTGCACTCTGTGAAAGGAGCTGTGAGGATATCCCTCACTTGTTTTTCAACTGTGAGTTTTCTAAGCAAGTTTTGACTGCTGTTGCTTCACGGGTTCTGATGCCTTTGGACTCTTTTTCTCTGGACTCTATTATGCAGGCTATCCTCCCTACTCGTAGAAATGTCAAGTTTTACACTAGTCTGCTGGCTACTATCTACTACTTATGGAAGGAACGGAATGACATGATTTTTAAGGGGTCTAAGTCTACTGTGGAAGCTTTAACTATTGTCATTAGGAAAGTTGTAACTTTACGTTTGTATGGTTCTACTTTCCCTTAG